A genomic window from Variovorax paradoxus includes:
- the yghU gene encoding glutathione-dependent disulfide-bond oxidoreductase, translating into MNGTTAYTPPTVWSWNKESGGRFANINRPIAGATHEKDLPVGKHPLQLYSLATPNGVKVTVMLEELLALGHTGAEYDAWLIRISDGDQFGSGFVAVNPNSKIPALMDRSGDTPIRVFESGAILQYLAEKFGGAFLPTERAARAECLSWLFWQMGSAPYLGGGFGHFYAYAPTKIEYAIDRFAMETKRQLDVLDRRLAESRYLAGNDYTIADMAVWPWYGALAKGQLYESGEFLQVSEYKNVLRWTDEIAKRPAVQRGRMVNRAWGQPNSQLHERHDASDFETRTQDKLETPT; encoded by the coding sequence ATGAATGGCACGACAGCCTACACGCCGCCCACCGTCTGGTCCTGGAACAAGGAAAGCGGCGGCCGCTTCGCGAACATCAATCGCCCGATCGCGGGTGCCACGCATGAGAAGGACCTGCCGGTGGGGAAGCATCCGCTGCAACTCTATTCGCTGGCGACGCCCAACGGCGTGAAAGTGACGGTGATGCTCGAAGAGTTGCTGGCGCTGGGCCACACCGGCGCGGAGTACGACGCCTGGCTGATCCGCATCAGCGATGGCGACCAGTTCGGCAGCGGCTTCGTGGCGGTGAACCCGAACTCCAAGATCCCCGCGCTGATGGACCGCAGCGGCGACACGCCCATTCGCGTGTTCGAGTCGGGTGCGATCCTGCAGTACCTGGCAGAGAAGTTTGGCGGCGCCTTCCTGCCGACCGAGCGCGCGGCCCGCGCCGAATGCCTGTCGTGGCTGTTCTGGCAGATGGGCAGCGCGCCGTACCTGGGCGGTGGCTTCGGCCACTTCTATGCCTATGCGCCCACGAAGATCGAATACGCGATCGACCGCTTCGCCATGGAGACCAAGCGCCAGCTCGATGTGCTCGACCGCCGGCTGGCCGAGAGCCGCTACCTGGCGGGCAACGACTACACCATCGCCGATATGGCCGTCTGGCCCTGGTACGGCGCGCTTGCCAAGGGGCAGCTTTACGAATCGGGCGAGTTCCTCCAGGTGAGCGAGTACAAGAACGTGCTGCGCTGGACCGACGAGATCGCGAAGCGCCCCGCGGTGCAGCGCGGCCGCATGGTCAATCGCGCCTGGGGCCAGCCGAACAGCCAGCTGCACGAGCGCCACGACGCCAGCGACTTCGAGACCCGCACCCAGGACAAGCTCGAAACGCCCACCTGA
- a CDS encoding glutathione S-transferase family protein translates to MIILYDCATAPSPRRARILLAEKGIAHETVQVDLARGEQMGDAYRAINPQCTVPALRTDDDDGLLLTDNAAIAAWLEARYPQPPLMGSTPQEKAEIASWNWRIEFEGLLAIAETLRNGSPAMADRALPGPVNYAQIPELAQRGLARVHQFFETLNERLAGRDFIAADRFSIADITAVVAVDFARVVRVKPGEQHPELLRWRAAMAQRPSMSR, encoded by the coding sequence ATGATCATTCTCTACGACTGCGCCACAGCACCCAGCCCGCGGCGCGCCCGCATCCTGCTTGCCGAGAAGGGCATTGCCCATGAGACCGTGCAAGTAGACCTCGCCCGTGGTGAGCAAATGGGCGATGCCTACCGCGCGATCAATCCGCAATGCACGGTGCCGGCGCTACGCACCGATGATGATGACGGGCTGCTGCTGACCGACAACGCCGCCATCGCTGCCTGGCTGGAGGCCCGCTACCCGCAACCGCCGTTGATGGGCAGCACGCCGCAGGAAAAAGCCGAGATCGCCAGCTGGAACTGGCGCATCGAATTCGAAGGCCTGCTGGCCATTGCCGAGACGCTGCGCAACGGCTCGCCAGCCATGGCCGACCGGGCGCTGCCCGGGCCGGTGAACTACGCCCAGATTCCCGAACTGGCACAGCGCGGGCTGGCACGGGTGCACCAGTTCTTCGAGACCCTGAACGAGCGGCTGGCCGGCCGCGACTTCATCGCCGCCGACCGGTTCAGCATCGCCGATATCACCGCCGTGGTGGCGGTGGACTTTGCCCGCGTGGTGCGGGTCAAGCCCGGGGAACAGCACCCCGAGTTGCTGCGCTGGCGCGCTGCGATGGCGCAGCGGCCGTCGATGTCGCGCTGA